The sequence below is a genomic window from Alkalidesulfovibrio alkalitolerans DSM 16529.
GTCGAGGATGGCGCGGGTGGCGTCGGCGATGGGCTCGGTCAGGTCGTCGCCGTCCACGAGCACAGTGTAGATGCCGGTGATGGAGCCCTTCATGCTGCGGCCCGCGCGCTCCAAGAGTTTCGGCAGGGCGGAGAAGACCGAGGGCGTGTAGCCGCCGCGAGTGGGCGGCTCGCCCGCGGCTAGCCCCACCTCGCGGCCCGCCATGCAGAAACGGGTCACGGAGTCCATCATCAGGAGCACGTCCTTGCCTTGGTCGCGGAAATACTCGGCCATGGCCGTGGCCGCGTAGGCGCAGCGCATGCGCACCAGGGGCGACTGGTCCGAGGTGGCCACGACCAGCACCGAGCGGGCCATGCCCTCTGGGCCCAGGTCGCGCTCCATGAACTCCACCACCTCGCGGCCGCGTTCGCCTACCAGGCAGATGACGTTGACGTCGGCCTTGGTGGTCTTGGCCATCATGCCCATGACCGTGGACTTGCCCACGCCCGAACCGGCCATGATGCCCACACGCTGACCCTTGCCCAGTGTCAAAAGCGCGTTGACCGCGCGCACACCCACGTCGAGTCGTTCCGTGATGCGTGGCCGTTCCAGCGGGTTTGGCGGATCGCAGTACAGCGGATAGAAGTCGCTGGGCACGATCTGGCCGCCGTGGTCCATGGGCTCGCCGAAGGCGTTCACGGCCCGGCCGAGAAAATGTGACCCCACGGGCATCAGCGGCGGAGTGGAGGAATTCTGGATGAGCGAGCCCGGGCGGATGCCGCGCGGGTCGGAGTAAGGCATGAAGAGCAGCGCGCCGTCGCGAAAGCCGACGACCTCGGCCGCGATGCCTTCGCTGTGCTTGTCCTCGGGCAGAAGACGGCAGATGGAGCCAAGCGGGGCCTTCAGCCCCCGTCCCTCGGCGATGAGCCCTACGACCTTGGTGACCTTGCCGAAGGACTGGGCCGGTTCGAGACCGGAGAGCAGCTTGAGGCAGCCGCGCGGGTCCACGGATCAGCCGTCCTTGGCGGCCGCGCCGGATTCGGGCGTTCCGTCGGGGAAGGCCGGGCCGTGGCCCGGATCGCTTTGCTCCAGCAGGTCGAATATCTTGGCGACCTCGGCGAAACGCGTCGCGATGGAGTTGTCCACCACGCCCTCGCTCGACTCGATGATCAGTCCGCCCAGCGTCAGGGATTCGTCGGGCTTGACGCGGTAGCCGCGCAGTTCGGGGAAGCGGTCGCCGACGTGGGCTAGAATCGCCTGCACCAGTTCGGCCTCCTCGGGTTTGGCACGGATGGTGAGGCCGCGCAGGGAATCGATGGTTTCCAGGCTCTCGTCCAGGAGGCTTTCGAGGATCTCTCTGCGCCGTGTGGACATCTCTACGGCCATGGTCTTTTCCACGGCCAGTCGGATCAGGGCCAGGAAGTCGGTCCGCTGCGCGGCCCAGACGGTCCTGGCCTGGGAGGCCACGGCGCCAAGCGCCTGACCCACGGCCTCGGCCAGGGCGGTCTGCTCCTGTTCCACCTGGGCGCGCGCCTCGGCCAGTCCCTGCTCGAAGCCCTCGCCGTGCGCCTTCTCGCGCAGGGCCTCGGCATCGGCCCTGGCCTGCTCGATGATCTCGCGCGCCATGGCCTGCGCCTTTTTCTTGACGCGCTCAATGAGTTCGTTGGTCGTTTCATCGTCCCACACGGGCCTGCGCTTGCCCTCGATCTCCTGGATCGTGGACATGGCCGGTCCGGGCGAGTCCACACCCATGAACACGCGGCCCGTGATCTTGCCCAGGCTAGATGAAGACATCGCTCGAACCCCGGCCCACGATGACCCGGCCCTCGGCTTCCAGCCTGCGCACGGCCTTGACGATATTCTGCTGCGCGCCTTCCACGTCGGACAGGCGTACCGGGCCCATGATCTCCAGATCCTCGCGGATCATGGTCGCGGCGCGCTCGGAGAGGTTCTTGTAGAACTTGTCCTTGAGGTCGTCCGAGGCGCCCTTGAGCGCGAGGGTCAGTTCGTCGTTGGAGATGTCCTTGAGCAGTTCGCGGATGGAGCGGTCGTCCAGGGCCTTGATGTCCTCGAAAACGAACATGAGGTTCCTGATCTCCTCGGCCATCTGCGCGGACTCCTCCTCGATCTCGGAGAGGACTTCCTCCTCGGTCTGCCGGTCCACGGAGTTCAGTATCTCGGCCACGGAATTGACGCCGCCGACCTTCTTGCCTTCCTTGCCGCCCATGGCGATGAGCTGCGATTGCAGCACTTTGTCCACTTCCATGAGCATCTCCTCGGCCACGGCTTCGAGCTTGGCCAGGCGCATCAAGACCTCGGCGCGCACGCCCGCGGGCAGGTTCTGGAGCAGCTCGGCCGCCTGGTCGGGCTGCAAATGGCCGAGGATGAGGGCCAGGGTCTGGGGATGCTCGTTGCGAAGTATCTGGGCCAGGATGCGCGGGGAGACGTTTTCGAGCTCGCGGAAGGGCGCGGGGCCGGATTCGAGTTCGAGCTGGTCCATGATGTATTTGGCGGTGTCGCCGTCCAGGGACTTGGTCAACAGACGCTTGACCTGATCCGCGCCGCCCATGAGCAACTCGTGTCCGTAGGCCAGTGTCTCGTTGTACTCGCGCAGCACTTCCTCGACTTGCTCCTTGGGCACGGACTCCATCTGGAGCATGGCGCGCGAGACATT
It includes:
- a CDS encoding FliI/YscN family ATPase, giving the protein MDPRGCLKLLSGLEPAQSFGKVTKVVGLIAEGRGLKAPLGSICRLLPEDKHSEGIAAEVVGFRDGALLFMPYSDPRGIRPGSLIQNSSTPPLMPVGSHFLGRAVNAFGEPMDHGGQIVPSDFYPLYCDPPNPLERPRITERLDVGVRAVNALLTLGKGQRVGIMAGSGVGKSTVMGMMAKTTKADVNVICLVGERGREVVEFMERDLGPEGMARSVLVVATSDQSPLVRMRCAYAATAMAEYFRDQGKDVLLMMDSVTRFCMAGREVGLAAGEPPTRGGYTPSVFSALPKLLERAGRSMKGSITGIYTVLVDGDDLTEPIADATRAILDGHIVLTRELADQGHYPAIDVLRSVSRLRTDITTRQEQAAGRVVVKSLATYRRVEDMINIGAYAKGSNPEIDQAMTMVGPINAFLRQLVEETSPLDESMEKLIALAALADPSFAKKQTPQGQAKGQKGGQASNAAPVAAQQKPPAFRKL
- a CDS encoding FliH/SctL family protein; translated protein: MSSSSLGKITGRVFMGVDSPGPAMSTIQEIEGKRRPVWDDETTNELIERVKKKAQAMAREIIEQARADAEALREKAHGEGFEQGLAEARAQVEQEQTALAEAVGQALGAVASQARTVWAAQRTDFLALIRLAVEKTMAVEMSTRRREILESLLDESLETIDSLRGLTIRAKPEEAELVQAILAHVGDRFPELRGYRVKPDESLTLGGLIIESSEGVVDNSIATRFAEVAKIFDLLEQSDPGHGPAFPDGTPESGAAAKDG
- the fliG gene encoding flagellar motor switch protein FliG, which produces MVEQKSFSGSQKSAIILLALGEKFTAEVFKRMERGEITNVSRAMLQMESVPKEQVEEVLREYNETLAYGHELLMGGADQVKRLLTKSLDGDTAKYIMDQLELESGPAPFRELENVSPRILAQILRNEHPQTLALILGHLQPDQAAELLQNLPAGVRAEVLMRLAKLEAVAEEMLMEVDKVLQSQLIAMGGKEGKKVGGVNSVAEILNSVDRQTEEEVLSEIEEESAQMAEEIRNLMFVFEDIKALDDRSIRELLKDISNDELTLALKGASDDLKDKFYKNLSERAATMIREDLEIMGPVRLSDVEGAQQNIVKAVRRLEAEGRVIVGRGSSDVFI